A single genomic interval of Aegicerativicinus sediminis harbors:
- a CDS encoding site-2 protease family protein — protein MKANIHLGNLFGVKIIVHWTFYLLLIWVALSELLSGSSTTSVLFNIAFVLAVFACVVFHELGHAFTAKRFGIKTKKILLLPIGGMASFERVPESPKQEMLVVLAGPFVNIVIALILFFIIPIGDMFNLRFQETIETLNDFSFQNFLFFLFIVNVGLVVFNMIPAFPMDGGRILRALLAMQIGRVKATQIAASIGQFIAIVLLLIGLMDNPLLIFIALFIFVGAFGENQMVLQQSIIKGHSVEEAMLLNITVFEPEDSLEVVVDKIISGTETNFIVAKNKEIQGILFHKDIINNSNKNLLVKDVMSKSFKIIKSTDDLSKVYPLITQSKQSFFPVVNNGVLVGALDRTNLTEYILLESKLVY, from the coding sequence ATGAAAGCAAACATCCATTTAGGTAACTTATTTGGTGTAAAAATCATTGTACATTGGACGTTTTATTTGTTGTTGATTTGGGTTGCATTGAGTGAATTATTGAGTGGTAGTTCAACAACTAGTGTCCTGTTTAACATTGCTTTTGTCTTAGCTGTATTTGCATGTGTCGTCTTCCACGAATTAGGGCATGCATTTACAGCTAAGCGTTTTGGTATTAAAACGAAAAAGATTCTTTTGCTTCCAATTGGCGGCATGGCCAGTTTTGAGAGAGTTCCAGAATCGCCAAAACAGGAAATGTTGGTGGTATTGGCCGGACCATTTGTAAATATTGTAATTGCGTTAATTTTATTTTTTATAATCCCAATTGGAGATATGTTCAATTTGCGGTTTCAAGAAACTATAGAAACCTTAAACGATTTTAGCTTTCAAAACTTTCTGTTCTTCTTGTTTATTGTAAATGTTGGGTTGGTTGTTTTTAATATGATACCAGCCTTTCCTATGGATGGTGGTCGCATCCTTAGGGCCTTATTGGCTATGCAAATTGGAAGGGTAAAAGCCACCCAAATTGCTGCAAGTATTGGCCAATTTATTGCTATCGTTTTGTTGTTAATAGGATTAATGGACAATCCATTATTGATATTTATTGCCCTATTTATTTTCGTTGGGGCTTTCGGAGAAAATCAAATGGTACTTCAACAATCTATTATTAAAGGCCATAGTGTAGAAGAGGCTATGTTGCTCAATATAACTGTTTTTGAACCTGAAGATTCTCTGGAAGTGGTGGTTGACAAAATTATCTCAGGCACAGAGACAAATTTTATTGTTGCAAAAAACAAGGAAATCCAAGGGATTTTATTCCATAAAGACATAATTAATAACTCCAATAAAAATTTGCTTGTAAAGGATGTAATGTCCAAATCGTTTAAAATTATCAAATCGACAGATGATTTAAGCAAAGTTTACCCGTTGATTACCCAATCAAAACAGTCATTTTTCCCGGTGGTTAATAACGGGGTACTTGTCGGGGCATTAGACCGCACCAATTTAACTGAATACATTCTACTAGAATCTAAGCTGGTTTATTAA
- a CDS encoding Hsp20/alpha crystallin family protein, translating into MSLIKTNNRRRLFPLWRNSDFNNLLDPDFFNTDFYEEDGLMPALNVIEHEKDFEVEFAAPGFSKEDFKVTVEGDVLNVYGKKEEKKEEKDSDYTIKEFNYNSFKRSLKLPNTVNAEKDVKATYKNGILKLSLQKEEKAKEHREKTIEIS; encoded by the coding sequence ATGTCACTAATTAAAACTAACAACAGAAGAAGGCTGTTTCCTTTATGGAGAAACAGTGATTTCAATAACCTTCTGGATCCTGATTTTTTCAATACGGATTTCTATGAGGAAGATGGTTTAATGCCAGCTTTAAATGTTATTGAACATGAAAAAGATTTTGAAGTGGAATTTGCTGCACCAGGATTTTCTAAGGAAGATTTTAAGGTTACAGTAGAAGGCGATGTATTAAATGTTTATGGTAAAAAAGAGGAGAAAAAAGAAGAAAAAGACTCAGATTATACCATTAAAGAATTTAACTACAATTCATTTAAAAGATCCTTAAAATTACCTAATACCGTAAACGCCGAAAAGGATGTAAAGGCAACTTATAAAAACGGTATTTTAAAATTAAGTCTACAAAAAGAAGAAAAGGCGAAAGAGCATCGCGAAAAAACCATCGAGATTTCATGA
- a CDS encoding WG repeat-containing protein: protein MKNLIIILVGFLILPILSFAQSNQVFDFVSSLNDGYAAIKKGDQWSFINSDGKKVMDFRNDLVLTKCDDGLYPVFMDGRCLIEKKIDGISYFGYIDPTGKVVIEPQFLNASNFNNQLAVAIYLLKEKLGQNDVLGKNVVNYRYFEVVIDTDGNIKSYLDDKGVNVVLDKKYLRLPPKITSKLISENLSAVMVDKDHWTIKKIQ from the coding sequence ATGAAAAATTTAATAATAATATTAGTTGGATTCCTTATTCTTCCAATTTTAAGTTTTGCCCAAAGCAATCAAGTTTTTGACTTTGTGTCTAGTTTAAATGATGGCTATGCAGCAATTAAAAAAGGCGACCAATGGTCTTTTATTAACTCAGATGGTAAAAAGGTAATGGATTTTAGAAATGATTTAGTCCTTACTAAATGCGATGATGGTTTATACCCAGTCTTTATGGATGGCAGGTGTTTAATCGAGAAGAAAATTGACGGGATTAGTTATTTTGGCTACATAGACCCAACGGGAAAGGTTGTTATTGAACCACAGTTTTTAAATGCTTCCAATTTTAACAACCAACTTGCGGTTGCAATTTATTTATTAAAAGAGAAACTGGGTCAAAATGATGTTTTAGGGAAAAATGTTGTCAACTATAGATATTTTGAAGTGGTAATAGACACTGATGGAAACATTAAAAGTTATTTGGACGATAAAGGTGTTAATGTTGTTCTCGATAAAAAGTATTTAAGATTACCACCAAAGATAACTTCAAAATTAATCTCAGAAAATCTTTCTGCTGTCATGGTTGATAAAGATCATTGGACCATCAAAAAGATTCAGTAG